A single Inediibacterium massiliense DNA region contains:
- the fliG gene encoding flagellar motor switch protein FliG encodes MSRKTGLTGKEKAAVLLISLGPDKSAKIFKHLQEEEIEELTLEIANMRRISSEEKEKVLEEFYQICLAQEYISEGGINYAKEILEKALGSEKAFDIVNKLTASLQVRPFDFVRKADASQLLNFIQNEHPQTIALILSYLGPQQAGQIVSALPQNKQAEVAKRIATMDRTTPEIIKEVESVLENKLSSMVTQDYTSAGGIQAIVDLLNAVDRGTEKFIMESLEIEDVELAEEIKKRMFVFEDIITLDSTSIQRFIRDVDNNELAVALKGATEEVQEIIFNNMSKRMAEMIKEDMEFMGPVRLKDVEEAQQKIVNAIRKLEEAGEIIISRGGGDEIIV; translated from the coding sequence ATGTCTAGAAAAACAGGATTGACAGGAAAAGAAAAAGCAGCTGTACTATTAATATCTTTAGGACCTGATAAGTCAGCAAAGATTTTTAAACATCTTCAAGAAGAGGAAATAGAAGAATTAACTTTAGAAATTGCAAATATGAGAAGAATCTCTTCTGAAGAAAAAGAAAAGGTCTTAGAAGAATTTTATCAAATTTGTTTGGCACAAGAATATATTTCTGAGGGCGGAATTAATTATGCAAAAGAGATCTTAGAAAAGGCATTGGGTTCAGAAAAGGCTTTTGATATTGTAAATAAGCTTACAGCTTCTTTACAGGTAAGACCTTTTGACTTTGTAAGAAAAGCAGATGCTAGTCAATTGTTAAACTTTATTCAAAATGAGCATCCACAAACAATTGCGCTTATTTTATCTTATTTAGGACCACAGCAAGCAGGACAAATTGTTTCAGCTCTTCCTCAAAACAAACAAGCAGAAGTTGCAAAACGTATTGCAACTATGGATAGAACTACACCTGAAATCATTAAAGAAGTAGAATCTGTTTTAGAAAACAAATTATCTTCCATGGTTACACAGGATTATACTTCTGCTGGAGGAATACAAGCAATTGTAGATTTATTAAATGCGGTAGATCGAGGAACAGAGAAATTTATTATGGAATCCCTTGAAATTGAAGACGTTGAGTTGGCAGAAGAAATTAAAAAGAGAATGTTTGTATTTGAAGATATTATTACATTAGATAGTACATCTATTCAAAGATTTATACGTGATGTAGACAATAATGAATTGGCAGTTGCATTAAAAGGTGCTACTGAGGAAGTACAAGAAATTATCTTTAATAATATGTCTAAACGTATGGCAGAGATGATCAAAGAAGATATGGAATTTATGGGACCAGTTCGATTAAAAGATGTAGAAGAAGCACAACAAAAAATTGTAAATGCTATTAGAAAGCTTGAAGAAGCTGGAGAAATTATAATATCTCGTGGAGGAGGAGATGAAATCATTGTCTAA
- the flgB gene encoding flagellar basal body rod protein FlgB has protein sequence MDIFDQSFGNINILKKSLDASWMRDEAISNNIANVNTPKYKRNMVQFESILKENLSTSSIQGTRTHEKHFSIGKENIDNIEPISIKDLNGKYRKDGNNVDADVEMAELAKNTIQFNLVSQRINSNFRKLKMVIKDGR, from the coding sequence ATGGATATTTTTGATCAATCTTTTGGGAATATAAATATTTTAAAGAAGTCATTAGATGCATCATGGATGAGAGATGAAGCTATATCTAATAATATTGCAAATGTTAATACACCTAAATATAAAAGAAATATGGTTCAATTTGAATCTATTTTAAAAGAAAATTTATCTACTTCATCTATACAAGGAACAAGAACACATGAGAAACATTTTTCGATAGGAAAAGAGAATATAGATAATATAGAACCTATCTCCATAAAGGATTTAAATGGAAAGTATCGAAAAGATGGAAACAATGTAGATGCTGATGTAGAAATGGCAGAATTGGCTAAAAATACAATTCAATTTAATTTAGTTTCGCAAAGAATTAATTCTAATTTTAGAAAATTAAAAATGGTAATAAAAGACGGGAGGTAA
- the flgC gene encoding flagellar basal body rod protein FlgC — translation MGMFHSININASGLTAERLRMDVISKNIANANTTRTSSGTPYRRQVPVFKQVNPSFSEVLSQVKNGEPVGGGVEVIGIKEDKSPFKKVYNPGHPDADDEGYVQMPNVDIVTEMVNMISATRSYEANVTAMNATKSMAMKALEIGR, via the coding sequence ATGGGTATGTTTCATTCCATTAATATAAATGCGTCAGGATTGACAGCAGAAAGATTAAGAATGGATGTTATCTCTAAAAACATAGCAAATGCAAATACAACAAGAACAAGTAGTGGGACGCCATATCGTAGACAAGTCCCTGTGTTTAAGCAAGTAAACCCATCTTTTTCAGAAGTGCTAAGCCAAGTAAAGAATGGAGAGCCTGTAGGAGGTGGAGTAGAAGTAATTGGTATTAAGGAGGATAAAAGTCCCTTTAAAAAAGTTTACAATCCAGGACATCCAGATGCAGATGATGAAGGATATGTACAAATGCCTAATGTAGATATTGTTACTGAGATGGTAAATATGATTTCTGCTACAAGATCTTATGAGGCAAATGTAACGGCTATGAATGCTACAAAAAGTATGGCTATGAAGGCATTAGAAATTGGTAGATAG
- the fliI gene encoding flagellar protein export ATPase FliI — protein MLSLNKYRYAVETGNFIKYSGKVSRVVGLTIESLGPAVKLGELCHIYPLKQNTPIQAEVVGFKDEKVLLMPLSEMDGIGPGSKVLATGDTLTVNVGEDLLGRILDGLGNPIDDQGRINSTKKYPVNNQPPNPLQRRKIEKVLSLGVRAIDGLLTCGEGQRIGIFAGSGVGKSTLMGMIARNTQADVNVIALIGERGREVREFIENDLQEEGLKRSVLVIATSDQPALVRMKGALLATSIAEYFRDTGKNVMLLMDSLTRFSMAQREVGLAVGEPPVTKGYTPSVFAALPKLLERSGNSDKGSITALYTVLVDGDDLTEPITDTARGILDGHIVLSRKLANKNHYPAIDLLASVSRVMPNIVDKEHRKLSDEFKNTLAVYKEAEDLINIGAYVKGSNSKIDHAIEMIDPLNDYLKQGIHEKIDYEEALLQMKNLLK, from the coding sequence ATGCTGAGTCTAAATAAGTACAGATACGCTGTGGAAACTGGCAATTTCATCAAATATAGTGGAAAGGTTTCACGTGTTGTAGGACTGACCATAGAATCATTAGGGCCTGCAGTAAAGTTAGGAGAATTATGTCATATTTATCCACTGAAACAAAATACTCCTATTCAAGCAGAAGTAGTAGGCTTTAAAGATGAAAAAGTTCTTTTAATGCCATTAAGTGAAATGGATGGAATAGGACCAGGAAGTAAAGTTTTAGCAACAGGGGATACATTGACAGTTAATGTAGGAGAGGATCTTTTAGGACGTATTTTAGATGGTTTAGGAAATCCAATAGATGATCAAGGAAGAATCAATAGCACAAAGAAATATCCAGTTAACAATCAACCTCCCAATCCGCTACAAAGAAGAAAGATAGAGAAGGTTTTATCATTAGGAGTCAGAGCAATAGATGGACTTTTAACTTGTGGAGAGGGGCAAAGAATAGGAATTTTTGCTGGTAGTGGAGTAGGAAAAAGTACTTTGATGGGGATGATCGCAAGAAATACACAGGCAGATGTAAATGTGATTGCACTTATTGGAGAAAGAGGAAGAGAAGTAAGAGAGTTTATTGAAAATGATCTACAAGAGGAAGGGCTAAAAAGATCTGTGTTAGTTATTGCAACATCAGATCAGCCTGCATTAGTAAGAATGAAAGGAGCTTTACTTGCTACTTCAATTGCTGAATATTTTAGAGATACAGGCAAAAATGTAATGCTTTTAATGGACTCTTTGACTCGTTTTTCAATGGCACAAAGAGAAGTGGGATTAGCGGTAGGAGAGCCTCCTGTAACAAAAGGATATACCCCTTCTGTATTTGCAGCACTACCTAAGCTTTTAGAAAGATCAGGGAATTCTGACAAAGGATCTATTACAGCTTTATATACTGTTTTAGTAGATGGAGATGATTTAACAGAACCAATCACAGATACAGCTAGAGGGATATTAGATGGACATATTGTATTGTCTAGAAAATTAGCCAATAAAAATCATTATCCAGCTATAGATCTTTTGGCAAGTGTAAGTAGGGTAATGCCTAATATTGTAGATAAAGAACATAGAAAACTTTCGGATGAATTTAAGAATACATTAGCTGTTTATAAAGAGGCAGAGGATTTAATTAATATAGGTGCATATGTAAAAGGGAGCAACTCTAAAATTGACCATGCTATAGAAATGATTGATCCACTTAATGATTATTTAAAGCAAGGAATTCATGAAAAAATAGATTATGAAGAAGCTCTTTTACAAATGAAAAATCTTCTAAAGTAA
- the fliF gene encoding flagellar basal-body MS-ring/collar protein FliF produces MGNGLEQIKEQLNDFYKQLSKAQKIKIAVSGLLVVISMALLFYFTSKPEYVVLFNDITPKDRGEITQKLDEMAIPWKTNDAGSSILVQKEDKNKAQANLAVAGLPKEDFSYEQMLDNTSLTMTNEERAKRFLIAQKNELSSVIREIEGVKNAKVNLTVPEDTNFLMQDQKAKASVFVELEPKVQLSKDQVNGIIMIVSNAVKDLDPENVTVVDNRGQVLNKESEDEAFDASTQLNLQHQVQSKMQNSLTEFLSTIYGPENVAVMVNVKLDFDSEVTDVKEFAPPVKDETNGLVRSMNDLKEEVVNGTEGGVPGTDTNSEDIVQYEETDNNNSKYKKSNQVINYELNEMNKKLVKAKGQVKDITVAIVLNKKALPNQELTDEDRKKVVNLVSASTGIDTKVVEVMTKDFDNTLEDEFANMEQEPKGLEAIPLWAMALLGALLIGALGYTVYRVRRRKQEMEEVLETPIPTLEEEASEIEIEVSEKSEYKKQIDKFIDKNPEATAQLLKNWINED; encoded by the coding sequence ATGGGCAATGGACTAGAACAAATAAAAGAACAATTAAATGACTTTTATAAACAGTTGAGTAAAGCGCAAAAGATTAAAATTGCTGTCAGTGGGTTATTAGTAGTTATAAGTATGGCATTATTATTTTATTTTACTTCAAAGCCTGAATATGTAGTTTTATTTAATGATATTACCCCAAAAGATCGAGGAGAAATCACACAAAAACTTGATGAAATGGCTATTCCTTGGAAAACAAATGATGCAGGAAGTAGTATTTTAGTGCAAAAGGAAGATAAAAATAAAGCACAAGCAAATTTAGCAGTAGCAGGTCTTCCAAAAGAAGATTTTTCATATGAACAAATGCTGGATAATACCAGTTTAACCATGACTAATGAGGAAAGAGCAAAAAGATTTTTAATTGCTCAAAAAAATGAATTATCAAGTGTTATACGTGAAATTGAAGGAGTAAAAAATGCAAAGGTTAATTTAACAGTACCAGAGGATACAAACTTTTTAATGCAAGATCAAAAGGCAAAGGCATCTGTTTTTGTAGAGCTAGAGCCAAAAGTACAGTTATCTAAAGATCAAGTTAATGGAATTATAATGATTGTTTCTAATGCGGTAAAAGATTTAGACCCAGAAAATGTAACGGTTGTAGATAATCGTGGACAAGTTTTAAATAAAGAATCCGAAGATGAAGCTTTTGATGCTTCTACTCAATTAAATCTTCAACATCAAGTACAAAGTAAAATGCAAAATAGCTTAACAGAATTTTTATCTACTATATATGGTCCAGAAAATGTGGCAGTTATGGTAAATGTAAAGCTTGATTTTGATAGTGAAGTAACTGATGTAAAAGAGTTTGCACCACCTGTTAAAGATGAAACAAATGGACTTGTTCGTAGTATGAATGATCTAAAGGAAGAAGTAGTCAATGGAACAGAAGGTGGAGTTCCAGGAACAGATACAAACTCAGAAGATATTGTACAATATGAAGAGACAGATAATAACAATTCAAAATATAAAAAATCAAATCAAGTTATTAATTATGAATTAAATGAAATGAATAAAAAGCTTGTAAAAGCCAAGGGGCAAGTCAAAGATATTACAGTTGCCATAGTTTTAAATAAAAAGGCTCTTCCTAACCAAGAATTAACAGATGAAGATCGTAAAAAAGTAGTCAATCTTGTATCTGCATCAACAGGCATAGACACAAAAGTTGTAGAAGTAATGACTAAGGATTTTGACAATACCCTAGAGGATGAATTTGCAAATATGGAACAAGAGCCTAAAGGATTAGAAGCAATTCCACTATGGGCTATGGCTTTACTAGGTGCATTGTTGATAGGGGCTTTAGGATATACAGTATATAGAGTGAGAAGAAGAAAACAAGAGATGGAAGAAGTATTAGAGACTCCTATTCCAACATTAGAGGAAGAGGCAAGCGAAATCGAAATAGAAGTTAGTGAGAAATCAGAGTATAAAAAACAAATCGACAAATTTATTGATAAAAATCCAGAAGCCACAGCACAACTGCTTAAAAATTGGATTAATGAAGATTAG
- the topA gene encoding type I DNA topoisomerase, giving the protein MAKSLVIVESPAKAKTIGKFLGKNYKVAASVGHVRDLPKSKMGIDIENSYEPHYITIRGKGPVIKDLKKEVKKAKKVLLATDPDREGEAISWHLAHILDIDEDEKCRIEFNEITKNAIKNAVKNPRKINKTLVDAQQARRILDRLVGYSISPLLWRKIRKGLSAGRVQSVATKIICDREKEIEDFVPKEYWSIIGNFINDDSRESFEAKFYGTTDGKMELGNEEQVQKVIKDLEAGTFFVSEVKRKEKRRNPYPPFTTSSLQQEAANRLGYTTKKTMIVAQQLYEGVDVEGEGSVGLITYIRTDSTRISNEAQEGSKKYILENYGTKYIPEEEKKYKTKKEAQDAHEAIRPTDVERHPEKIKSSLSKEQYKLYKLIWERFVASQMKYALYETYAVDILNNGYLLKANGSKLVFDGFLKVYTYGAISDNEIPEVSKDQELKLEKLDPKQHFTQPPARFTEASLVKELEDKNIGRPSTYAPIISTILSRGYVERENKALKPTELGVIVTDLLRSYFPDILDEYFTAELEEQLDKIEEDQVEWVKVIDEFYQPFEKTLKHAEEEIKKIELIEEETDEICEVCGKNMVIKYGKYGKFLACSAYPECEHTRPFVKKIGVQCPKCGGDLVERRSKKGRLFFGCGSFPNCNFMTWGRPIDEKCPECESILIKKIRKKDTLIQCSNKECKYKRTEETNE; this is encoded by the coding sequence GTGGCAAAATCTTTAGTGATTGTAGAGTCTCCAGCAAAAGCCAAAACGATTGGGAAGTTTTTGGGAAAAAACTATAAAGTGGCTGCTTCGGTTGGCCATGTGAGAGATCTACCTAAAAGTAAAATGGGTATAGATATTGAAAATAGTTATGAGCCTCACTATATAACCATTAGGGGAAAAGGTCCTGTAATTAAGGATTTAAAAAAAGAGGTTAAAAAAGCCAAAAAAGTTTTATTGGCAACAGACCCTGATAGAGAGGGAGAAGCTATTTCATGGCATTTAGCTCATATACTAGATATTGATGAAGATGAAAAATGTAGAATTGAATTTAATGAAATTACCAAAAATGCCATTAAAAATGCGGTAAAAAATCCTAGAAAAATCAATAAAACCTTAGTAGATGCGCAACAAGCAAGACGTATTTTAGATCGATTGGTAGGATATAGCATCAGTCCACTTTTATGGAGAAAAATTAGAAAAGGTTTGAGTGCAGGAAGAGTACAATCTGTTGCGACAAAGATCATATGTGACAGAGAGAAAGAAATAGAAGATTTTGTACCTAAGGAATATTGGAGTATTATAGGTAATTTTATAAATGATGATAGTCGTGAAAGCTTTGAGGCAAAGTTTTATGGAACGACTGATGGAAAAATGGAACTAGGGAATGAAGAACAAGTACAAAAAGTAATCAAAGACCTTGAAGCAGGAACTTTTTTTGTATCTGAAGTAAAAAGAAAAGAAAAAAGAAGGAATCCATATCCTCCGTTTACTACTAGTAGCTTGCAACAAGAAGCAGCAAATAGATTAGGCTATACTACCAAAAAAACTATGATAGTAGCTCAGCAGCTCTATGAAGGAGTAGATGTAGAGGGAGAAGGTAGTGTAGGTTTAATTACTTATATTAGAACAGATTCTACAAGAATTTCTAATGAAGCACAGGAAGGATCTAAAAAATACATCCTAGAAAATTATGGGACAAAATATATTCCAGAGGAAGAAAAAAAGTATAAAACAAAAAAAGAAGCGCAAGATGCCCATGAAGCTATAAGACCAACAGATGTAGAAAGGCATCCTGAAAAAATTAAATCTTCTCTTAGCAAAGAACAATATAAATTGTATAAACTTATTTGGGAGAGATTTGTAGCAAGTCAAATGAAATATGCGCTTTATGAAACTTATGCAGTAGATATTTTAAATAATGGATATTTATTAAAAGCAAATGGATCAAAATTGGTATTTGATGGATTTTTAAAAGTATATACCTATGGAGCTATTTCAGATAATGAAATTCCAGAGGTTTCAAAAGACCAAGAACTAAAACTAGAGAAATTGGATCCTAAGCAACATTTTACGCAACCGCCAGCAAGATTTACAGAGGCTTCGTTAGTAAAAGAATTAGAAGATAAAAATATTGGAAGACCTAGTACATATGCTCCTATCATATCTACCATATTGAGTAGAGGATATGTAGAAAGAGAAAATAAAGCCTTAAAACCTACGGAATTAGGAGTGATTGTTACAGATTTATTAAGGTCATATTTCCCAGATATTTTAGATGAATATTTTACTGCAGAGCTAGAAGAACAATTAGATAAAATTGAGGAAGATCAAGTAGAGTGGGTGAAAGTGATTGATGAATTTTATCAACCTTTTGAGAAAACTCTAAAACATGCAGAAGAAGAAATCAAAAAAATAGAATTAATTGAAGAAGAAACAGATGAAATTTGTGAAGTCTGTGGTAAAAATATGGTAATTAAATATGGAAAGTATGGAAAATTCTTAGCTTGTTCTGCTTATCCAGAATGTGAACATACAAGACCTTTTGTAAAAAAAATAGGGGTACAATGTCCTAAATGTGGTGGAGATTTAGTAGAAAGAAGATCAAAAAAAGGAAGATTGTTTTTTGGATGTGGAAGTTTCCCAAATTGCAATTTTATGACATGGGGAAGACCTATTGATGAAAAGTGTCCAGAATGTGAATCTATTTTGATCAAAAAAATTAGAAAAAAAGATACATTGATTCAGTGTTCTAATAAAGAATGTAAATATAAAAGGACAGAGGAAACGAACGAATAA
- a CDS encoding FliH/SctL family protein encodes MSKIFKSSYVILGEKKQIVSENVSKDEEQEKITLENPYEDIDYEKIHEQKMKEIELLVQEKINESQKQAEQIIKDAHEDAKKIYEQAKEDGYKKGCEEGHSNGYIKGKEESQNFIREALQIKNEMLKTKENLVKNLEKEVIGLVIQTVEKLLNDKIESSHETIIGLIKSGLNKCAYTETLTLRVSPNDYEYVSSVKEKILCLVENIDDIIIKQDATLTKGSCIIDTISGSVDASIQTQFEQVKSLFYELLESE; translated from the coding sequence TTGTCTAAAATTTTTAAATCCTCTTATGTAATCCTAGGCGAGAAAAAACAAATCGTATCAGAAAATGTTTCAAAGGACGAAGAACAAGAAAAAATCACTCTTGAAAATCCTTACGAAGATATTGATTATGAAAAAATACACGAACAAAAAATGAAAGAGATTGAACTACTTGTGCAAGAAAAAATAAATGAGTCTCAAAAACAGGCAGAACAGATTATTAAGGATGCACATGAGGATGCGAAAAAAATATATGAACAAGCAAAGGAAGATGGATACAAAAAAGGGTGTGAAGAAGGACACTCTAATGGGTATATAAAAGGCAAAGAAGAATCACAAAATTTTATCCGCGAAGCTTTGCAAATTAAAAATGAGATGCTAAAAACAAAAGAAAATTTAGTAAAAAATTTAGAAAAAGAAGTCATTGGTTTGGTGATTCAAACTGTAGAGAAACTACTGAATGATAAAATAGAAAGTTCTCATGAAACGATTATAGGACTTATTAAGTCAGGACTCAATAAATGTGCATATACAGAAACACTAACTTTAAGAGTGAGTCCTAATGATTATGAATATGTAAGTAGTGTGAAAGAGAAAATATTATGCTTGGTAGAAAATATTGATGATATTATCATTAAACAAGATGCTACTTTAACGAAAGGTAGCTGTATCATTGATACTATTTCAGGGAGTGTAGATGCCAGTATACAAACACAGTTTGAACAAGTAAAATCATTATTTTATGAATTGTTAGAGAGTGAGTGA
- the fliJ gene encoding flagellar export protein FliJ, whose amino-acid sequence MQGFKFKYENLLEVKQKYEDAKKGKLNQAQSKLKKEKMHLTNLENYQTNCHIHIASKMEAGVNVGHLKNYHTYLVSLKKNIDTQVEKIEKCNHEIITCRNELIQASKEKKTFEKLKEKAKETFHEEQKKEEANFVDQLVTFKNFSNN is encoded by the coding sequence TTGCAGGGTTTTAAATTTAAGTATGAAAATTTACTAGAAGTAAAGCAAAAATATGAGGATGCAAAAAAAGGGAAACTCAATCAAGCTCAGTCTAAACTTAAAAAAGAGAAAATGCACTTAACGAATTTAGAAAACTATCAAACAAATTGTCATATTCATATTGCTTCTAAAATGGAGGCAGGTGTAAATGTAGGACATTTGAAAAATTATCATACTTATTTAGTTAGTTTGAAAAAAAACATAGACACTCAAGTAGAGAAAATAGAAAAATGCAATCATGAAATCATAACATGTAGAAATGAATTAATACAAGCTTCTAAAGAAAAAAAGACATTTGAAAAATTAAAAGAAAAAGCAAAAGAAACCTTTCATGAAGAACAAAAAAAGGAAGAAGCAAATTTTGTAGATCAATTGGTTACTTTTAAAAATTTTAGTAACAATTAG
- the codY gene encoding GTP-sensing pleiotropic transcriptional regulator CodY: protein MSNTLLEKTRKLNKILQQSGNIPVSFSELCKTLSQVLDANVYVISKKGKVLGVNLIDDSENPIITDSDTGRQKFPDEYNEEFMKITETRYNVTGDELLEIFKYDVESIDKLATVVPINGSGQRLGTLILSRHDKMFIDEDLILAEYSATVVGMEILRAKSEEIEEEARKKAVVQMAIGTLSYSELEAVEHIFDELEGSEGLLVASKIADRVGITRSVIVNALRKFESAGVIESRSLGMKGTHIKILNDKLIEELEKLKR, encoded by the coding sequence ATGAGTAATACACTATTAGAAAAAACAAGAAAACTAAACAAAATACTTCAACAGTCAGGAAATATACCTGTTTCCTTTTCCGAATTATGTAAAACTTTAAGTCAAGTACTAGATGCTAATGTTTATGTAATTAGTAAAAAAGGTAAAGTATTAGGAGTGAATTTAATAGATGATTCAGAAAATCCTATTATTACAGATTCAGATACAGGAAGACAAAAATTCCCAGATGAATACAATGAGGAATTTATGAAGATAACAGAAACTAGATACAATGTAACTGGAGATGAATTATTAGAAATCTTTAAATATGATGTAGAAAGCATTGATAAGCTTGCAACAGTTGTGCCTATTAATGGCAGTGGACAAAGGTTAGGTACTTTAATTTTATCAAGACATGATAAAATGTTTATAGATGAAGATTTGATCTTAGCAGAATATAGTGCTACAGTGGTAGGAATGGAAATCCTAAGAGCAAAAAGTGAAGAAATTGAAGAAGAGGCAAGAAAAAAAGCTGTAGTTCAAATGGCAATTGGTACTCTTTCTTATTCAGAACTTGAAGCTGTTGAGCATATTTTTGATGAATTAGAAGGTAGTGAGGGACTTTTAGTAGCTAGTAAAATTGCAGATAGAGTGGGCATTACAAGATCTGTTATTGTAAATGCTCTTAGAAAATTTGAAAGTGCAGGAGTCATTGAATCTAGATCATTAGGAATGAAAGGAACACATATTAAAATTTTAAATGACAAATTGATCGAAGAATTAGAAAAATTAAAAAGATAA
- the dprA gene encoding DNA-processing protein DprA yields MNENDYLVWLRSISGVGNQTIEYLIKKFGNAKNIYNASIEDIKKLSGINKSVIHNIIENKDLCMISRWREKMEKYKIDIITKKDKEYPKDLKYIYNAPYLLFKRGNFSDEDTNAVAIVGSRKASPYGKYVAYHLAKELAQRKITVVSGMAYGIDTMAHKGAIENGGRTISILGCGLNICYPKTNQKLMLEIEKSGVLLSEYGVDVEPLPQHFPARNRIISGIAKGLIVVEAGIKSGSLISAELALEQGKEVFAVPGNINHPLSEGTNRLIQQGAKLVTNIEDVLEELNIGNDPNPIKNLIHLSDIEKEIYYAIYKSQPMHLELICQQLNLRIDEINGILTVLELKDMIKQLPGNLFMIK; encoded by the coding sequence ATGAATGAAAATGATTATTTAGTATGGTTACGCAGTATAAGTGGCGTAGGAAATCAAACTATAGAGTACTTAATCAAAAAATTTGGAAATGCTAAAAATATTTATAATGCTTCTATAGAGGATATAAAAAAGCTAAGTGGAATAAATAAAAGTGTGATTCATAACATAATAGAAAATAAAGATTTATGTATGATCTCTCGGTGGAGAGAAAAAATGGAAAAATATAAAATAGATATTATTACTAAAAAGGATAAAGAATATCCAAAAGATTTAAAATATATTTATAATGCTCCTTATTTACTTTTTAAAAGAGGAAATTTTTCCGATGAAGATACAAATGCGGTAGCCATAGTAGGATCTAGAAAAGCCTCACCTTATGGAAAATATGTAGCCTATCATCTTGCAAAAGAACTTGCTCAAAGGAAAATTACCGTAGTAAGTGGAATGGCTTATGGAATAGATACAATGGCTCACAAAGGGGCAATAGAGAATGGAGGTAGAACCATCTCTATATTAGGATGTGGTCTAAATATATGTTATCCTAAGACAAATCAAAAATTGATGCTAGAAATTGAAAAAAGTGGAGTACTATTATCTGAGTATGGAGTAGATGTAGAGCCATTACCACAACATTTTCCTGCTAGAAATAGAATTATTAGTGGGATTGCTAAGGGGCTTATTGTAGTAGAAGCAGGAATCAAAAGTGGGTCTTTAATTAGTGCAGAGCTTGCATTAGAACAAGGAAAAGAAGTATTTGCAGTGCCAGGAAATATTAATCATCCTTTAAGTGAAGGAACCAATAGACTTATTCAGCAAGGAGCAAAATTAGTAACAAATATAGAAGATGTATTAGAAGAACTAAATATTGGAAATGATCCTAATCCAATAAAAAATTTAATACATCTTAGTGATATTGAAAAAGAAATTTATTATGCTATTTACAAAAGTCAACCTATGCATTTAGAATTAATTTGTCAACAATTAAATTTAAGAATAGATGAAATCAATGGGATTCTTACAGTGCTAGAATTAAAAGATATGATCAAGCAGTTGCCAGGAAATTTATTTATGATAAAATGA
- the fliE gene encoding flagellar hook-basal body complex protein FliE encodes MNINSIMNIAARDTSYDSKKIGDSESFSSFLKDALNKANDYQIESEKMDTLAAMGEIDNVHEVMIAADKSEIALQFTIEVKNKVLDAYKEIMRLQI; translated from the coding sequence ATGAATATAAATAGTATTATGAATATAGCTGCAAGAGATACTTCTTATGACTCGAAAAAAATAGGAGATTCGGAAAGTTTTTCAAGTTTTTTGAAGGATGCATTAAATAAAGCTAATGATTATCAAATAGAATCAGAAAAGATGGATACTCTTGCAGCTATGGGAGAAATTGATAATGTTCATGAAGTTATGATAGCAGCTGACAAATCTGAAATCGCTTTACAATTTACTATAGAAGTAAAAAATAAAGTTCTAGATGCCTATAAAGAAATTATGAGACTACAAATTTAA